ATTTTGAGTAAAACGTATTTTTACGATCCGCCTAATCGACTCAAGGCGACTTCTTCCTCCGTGAAATACGAACGTCCTAGTCTTCTGATGATCGACTGAGAGGTTTATGAAAATGTAATGGAGTTTTCTTTAAGAATGATTCCAGGCGCGCTGAGGATTCACGCTCTTGGATAAGGAAGTTTTTCCGGTTTTTCTTTTTATACTCGTAGGCTTTTCGTTAGGAGGTCTTTGGTTTTTTATCTCAGGAAGAAAAAAGAATCCTGAAGAAAGAAAAAAAAGAACCGCAAAGTATTGGTCGTACGCCGGAATCGTAGTCGGAGCGACCTTTCTGTCCACGTTAGGCGGGATTTACTGGAGCCTATTTTGTTTTTTGGTTTCAATCGGAGCAATCTACGAACTGAAAAGAACGGTTCGTGATTTTTCCGTAGGATTGCAGATTGCGATAATTCTATTCGGCATTTTGACTCTTGGTCTATTTTGCAAGAGCGGTTTTCTTTTCTCGAATCGAGTCCTGGTTTTGATCTATCTCAGTGTAGCCGTTTTCGACGCGTTTAGTCAATTGACCGGGCAGAGTTTGGGAAAAACCAAAATGGCGCCTCAAATCAGTCCTAACAAAACATGGGAAGGGTTTGCAGGAGGGATCTTATTTACAGCGTTGTTCGGCATTTTCTTCTTCTGGGTGATCGGTAAGAACGTGATCGAATCCTTACCGCTCACGTTTGGAATCGCGATCTTGGGTTTGAGCGGTGACTTGAGTGCGAGTTGGTTGAAGAGAAAAGCAAAGATCAAAGATTATTCTAATCTCCTTCCGGGACACGGAGGAATTTTAGACCGTTTCGATTCTCTGATCTTTACTCTTGCGAGTTTTGTTTTGTTAAGCGAATTGAAAGTCTACTCTATTCGATTCTAAAAACAATCCTACTTCAATTCCCCGAAAGAAAGAACGTTGGTCGGACAGTTTACGACACAGGCCGAACAACGGACGCACTGAACGTTGTCCATCGGGATTCCTTTGTTGGCGTAGCTCATAACATCAATTCCCTGATGACAGACCTTTGTACAGATATTGCAAGAGATACATTTTTTCTTTTCGGAGAAAATTCTAAATCGGCTGAACTTTGCGTAGATATGCATGAGCGCGGACAGAGGACAAAAAAATCTGCACCAGACTCTTCCGCTTAAAAAGAAATACGCTCCCACTCCGACAACGCCGGCTAACATCAAGTCTACGACGACGTCATACACCTTCTTTCCGCTATCTCCTAGACTTCCCAAAACGTGAGTAAAAGGAAACCAAGAAGAAAGAAAAATTTCACTCAGCTTGAGGATTGTAATCACAGTTGCAAAAAGAAGAATCCACTGTCCCGCATTCTCTAATTGATTCGCGAGTTTTCCATGAGGCATCTTGGTTCTTGTCTCGTCGCCTAATGTTTCTGCAAGACCTCCGCAGGAGCAAATCCAACCGCAATAAGCTCCCTTTCCGAAACGATAGACGAGATAAGGGATAACGACAAAGGTTTGTAGAATGCCGTAGACCAACCAGAAGGTTGTAATCCCTGCGTTGTAAAAAATTCCCATATTCAAAGGCCACGCGAGAATAAATCCGTATGCGTTCCAATAAGCTCCGTATGGAAAAACCTGCGTTAGTAGAAATCCGTTAGGATCACCTAACAGACCATTTTGCCCTAAGAAGGGAAGTATGATTTCCGGTAAAAGAAAGAGTGGAAATACTTGGATCAGAATTAAAGTCCAGGTTTGTTTTCGAATATACTTTGTGGGCCTTGCCTTCATTCTTCTCAAACCAAAAGTGAGAATGGTGAGAGAATACAAAAGAGTATAATGAAATCCGGGTTGTTTTCCTAAAAACAAAAAGTCAAAATATTTACCTCCCGCATAAACTGTGATAAAATAAGCGGCCGCGGAAAATATATAAATATTTTTGAATGTATTCCAAAAATCGGAAAACAATTCCTTCCTTTTTTTAAAGAGATGAATTGAAAACGGAAGTCCGAGGCCTAAAAAGGCAAATAGGGATACGAGAGCGATCAGAGAGTAGGTCGCACTTCCGTAAAAAGACGCTTTTCCAAAATAGACTACGTTTGCAAAAAGAATCATTTCAATAAATCCGATCCAATCCCAAAAACGTTTTTGATTCTGAATTCTAAGTCCTATCTTTTTTAAAAATTCTATCGGAGCACTTGAACCGATTTGAATCAAAACGCTCGAGTTTGTAATCGTTCGAGAAGTGTCGGCCTTGTTTTTTGATTCGGTCTTTCGGAGTTTGACTTCTTTTTCTCCGATTTCTTCCACTTCGCTTTCATTTAAGAATTCTATCTTTCCCTCTTGGATCAGCGATTCTAATCTCTCTTTATTCTCAAATTTGGGGCGCACGAGTTCTTTCCCTCGATAAGAAAGTCGAGTTGAGTTCGCATAATCGCTGATTGCGATCGCGGCCTCTATCGCGGAATCTCCTCCGCCGACGACGAGAACGTCTTCTTTTTCAAAGTCTTTTGGGTCGATCAATCGATGATAGACTTTGGGCAATTCTTCTCCAGGCACTTGAAGATTTCTTGCGTCTCCGCTCTTTCCGATCGCAAGGATCACTTCCTTTGTCAGAAAATTTTTTCCATTTTCGCATGATACCGAAAAGCCTAAGTTGTCTTTTCGAATCTGTGTTACCCGAGCTCCGATTTCCAGGGGAAGATTCCATTTTTTGAGCGAAGACTGAAGGTCTTCCAAAAGACTTTCTTTGGTGCCGTTGAGAATTCGAATCTCCGAATTTGTATGCAAATCCTCCGGCTCTGCGAAGATCGGTTTGCCTTTTGGATAACTTTTTACCGTGTGAAAGGAATCATTGGATTCTAATATAATGAATTTATAATTTAATTTAGAGAGTTCGATTCCTGCGGAGATTCCGGCCGGTCCGGCTCCGACGATGAGAACGTCGTAAATAAGATCGTTTGTCTTTTTGGTTTGAGAAGAATTTTCATTCTTTCTTTTGATTTCTTGGACTACTTTGTATCCGCTCTCAACTGCGAATTTGAGAAGAGGAAGTCCCGTTAGATCTCCGATTACTCGAATTCCCGGCAAAGAACTTTCAAAGGAATCCGTGACTTCCGGATAGATTTCTACGGGGCCTTCGGGGGCGTTGTTGTGCAACCAAGAGAAATAACGGGAGAGGAGGGGAATCTTTACCTTCATGAATTTTCCTTTTTACTCGGAGATTGGATTCTATTCTCGATTTGTTTCTGTTTCCGAAAGTCGGAAGTTCGTCCGGTATAAGATTCTACTTGATTCTAAAAAAGTTACAAGGTCTTTTTAAATATAGGATCGCGGAGGAAGGAAGGGAATTTATAAAATTCTAATATACTCTGCAGATTGTATAAGAGTCTGTTCCCAACTTTTCGTTAAGCTAAAGGTCTTTGCATCCGCTAATCTCTTCGGGAACGTCATGGCGATTCAATTTTATCCTTAGACGGACTTTAGTCCGGATCCAGTAAATTTTAAGAAAAAAATTTGTCGGAACAAGGAGGAAAGCTCTGAAAGCAGATCTTGCGGTGATCGGTGAGGGCGAGAGCAAAAGTAGGAACTCATACTTTTTTCGAATTTCAAAAATACATTCAAAAAACAGAATGTATTTCTCTCCGATAAAACAAAGAGAATTCTAAACTAAAAGTAAGAAGGGGGAAAATCACCGAATTTTGAGGGAAAATTCGGTATGGAGCTTGTCGGGATCGAACCGACGACCTTCTGAATGCAAATCAGATGCTCTCCCAGCTGAGCTAAAGCCCCTTATCAAATACCGGATGGGCCTGATGTGATTTGAACACATGACCCCACGCTTATCAAGCGTGTGCTCTAACCAGCTGAGCTACAGGCCCGGTAAGAGACATGTTTTTAATTGAGTTCTCAAAAGCAACAGTTTTTTAAGAAAAAAACGTTCTCGGTTTTTAAACTAAAATCCGTCTCTCCGATAAACTCGGATCTGGTGATCTAAGAAATCCGAAATTACAAGATATCGATTGTCCGGAGAAACGTCGAGGCCCGTCGGCTGATTTCCGGCTTCCCAAAATTCCTTAACCGTATCGGTCGCCGTGTCAATGACGTAGACTCTTCCAAGGACCAGTCCTTTTTTGAGATAACCTTCCGTCGGATTGTTCGGTCCTCGGCAAGAAACGTAGAGATACTTTCCATCGGGAGAAAGTGCAATCGTATTCGGTTTATCGAATACAGGAATCGTCTTTTGAACCTTCTTTTCTTTGAGGTCATAGACTTCGATTTTGCTACAGCACATATCGGAGACGTAGATTTTATTTTCAACAGGACCGGGAACGATATGTCTTTTGTTACCGGGAGGTCCGATCGTATCGATGAGCTTTTCTTTTTCCATGGAATAGATTCCGAGTCTTCCGCCGCTCGATTCTTGATTGCTCGCGGAGAACTGAGCGATATACAATTCCTTTCCGTCTTTAGAAAGAAGAAGTCCTCTCGGAAGTCCGATCTTATCAGTCTTACGAATTTCGGTTTTTGTTTTTCTATCGATTACGGAAATGTCTTCGCTGATCCAATTGGAACAATACACGAGATCTCTCGTAGGATCGTAGAGAAGAATCTTAGACCATTTTCCCGAAAGATCCACCGTCGCTTTATACGCGAGAGTTTTTAAATCGAAGACGTGGACCGCGTTAGCCTGCATCTGGCTCACCCAGAGTTCGTTGTGTTCCGGGATCGAGATCGTTTCCACAAACCCAAGTTTCTTTTTATATTTTTCGGGAGGCGAAAGGCGAACGGTTTCTCCCGTTTTGATATCGAGAACGTCCATCCCTTCGTCCTCTAAAAGAGGAATCGCGAGTCTTGTATTATCGATAAAACGAACGCTCTTGGGTTGTAGACCCGTTTTCAGACGCATCGTAAAACGATGAGTCACACCTTCCTTATCAAGCGCGATCAGCTTCTCGTTCAAGTCCGCCGCGCTCTTCGCATAATATGAAGAATTTTGAAAACCGGGAGAGGACAGTTTTAATTCGATTCCTTTTCCGTCCGAGTAAACGGGAACTTCCATTTCGACGAGTCCGATGCTCTTATCTGTTTCCAAAACCTTAAAGGGAAGAATCTCGTCTCCCGTTTTTACGACGGTTCCTTTGTAAGGATGGATGCTGAATTTTACGAGAGCGCTTCCGCTTTTTTCCCGGTTGGAAGGAGAGGATATCAGCGAAGAATTTCCGCTCTCGCAACAAACGAGAAATAGAAAGATCGGAACCAACAGGAACGCGTTCGGTTTGAAAAACGATTTTTTAAATTTTGAGTTCATTGGACACTCCGGAGTATTTTGAGTCTTTTTTTGGCGGAATTTGATTTCCGAGGATTAAGTTCACCCATCGGAAAGGACGTATTAGAAAATGATAGAATGCTAATGTGATTGAAAGGACTAAAAAAAGATGAAGCAGAAACTTTTCGGCGATTCCAAAGGAACTTTGGACGACGTAAAACCCCGCGAGCAAAGAGACGGGATGATGTACGAGATAAATCGGCAAACTCGCAGTTCTCATATATTCCGTATATTTGTTCTTAAAGTCGAAGAATTTTTGAAAGACTCCGATTAGAAGTCGAATCATGAGCCAACCGGTCGCGCACTTCAAAGCGATATGAAGAATTCTTCTCCAACTTCCCGTATAACCGAAGTAAGACCAAAACGGATCGATTCTACTGATCTCATAAAAACCCCAGAAGCTGAGGAGGGCGAGACTTCCCCAGATCCAAAATTTATCGGACTGAGGTTCTAAGAGAAGAATCTCCTTTGAAACAAGAAGGCTTCCGCAAAGAAAGAATGCATAGTTGTAAACAAAGTTCACGGGTTCGATCGCGTACCAGGAATCGTCCTTCATATAAAAAAGATTGATCGCGCAAGTTCCTACGACGCTGATCAACGTAAAGGTAGAGACCGTTTTTAATTCTTGAATGAATGTCTTTTGATTCGGTTCCTTTTTGAGAAGAGCCGCGAGCGGAAGTGTGATTCTTCTTATGAAAAGATGGAGGATCGTAAAAAGAATCAAGAAGTAAAGAAACCATAGGTGAGAAGGCCGAATGTTTCCATTTAAGAAAATTCTAAAATAGAAATCCAGATAAGAATGATATTCCCCCGCTTGCAAAAGAGAAACGAAGGATTGCATCGGTGCGAAGAGTAAAATTCCGATCACCGTCGGAATGAAGATCCGAAAGATCCGCATCTTCAAAAATTCTTTGAGAGTTTTGGATCGAAAGATTACTTCTGTGAAATACCCGGAAAGAAAAAAGAATAGGGGCATTCTAAAAATGTGGACCCATTCTCCGAATACGTCGAAGATCTCGGATCGTTGTTCGTTTCGAAGCGGATATTTGATTTCGGCCGCGTAGACGATCGCTACGTGAAATACAAGTCCGAGCAAAAGGGCAAAGGAACGAAGATTGTCTAAGTAAAAGAGTCGTTTTCTGTTATTTTCTTTTACTACTAAAGATGGCTTCGAGTTCAAGCATCCACCGTGTATTTAAAAAGGGCTTCTCGGATAATCAAAGTGGAAGGATCTTCTTTTTGCTGTTCCACCATTTTATCTTTTACTAATAGACTGATGGAATGCACCAAGTCCTGGTGTTCCAAACCCACTCTTAATATCGCCCATTTCATAAAGTGATTGAGATGAATTCGATACGAGGTTCCGTCTTGTTCTCCGTGAGTCTGAGAAAAATTGATAAGCGCAGAGGTTACTAAATTCTTCTTGTCCGCTTTCAATAAGGAAGCGATTGTTTTGTTGGTTTCTCTCAATCGTGAAGAAAGAATTTTCACGACCTTCATAGAAAAACCGGGATTGGTTTGTATGAGATTAAAAAAGGCTCCTTCGTTGATCGCGATGAGAGAGACGTCGGTTCTTGCGACCGCTCTCGCGCTCCGAGGAGTTTTGTCGATCAGTGCCATTTCGCCGAACATATCCCCCTCTTTTAATTCTACGAGGAGTTTATAAGCTTCCTTTACTTTTTTGTGAATGCCTACTTTTCCTTTTACAATCAGATACATCACTTCCGCTTCCTGATTCTCTTCAAAGATAATGTCGGATTCCTTATATTCAATGCCCAGTTTATGGACCATGGATTCGGATATTTTCATAGTTCGTAGCTGACCTTATTTATAATGTGAAAAGAATTCTGATCTGAGAATGGTTCAAAATTTTTCGGAGAGGTCTGCACCAGCTTCGAGGGTTAGGGAACCAGAATCAATCAAAATCTATGATCCTTTTTTATCGCAAAAACGACAGGTTCTCATTTTGGATTTTTTTAAAATCGTTATCGAATCATAGGATGAATAGAAACTTATAATTGTGGAAATTCATGTTGACTCTTCGTCCGTCTCGATGTTCCTTTAGGGTCTTTAGAACTCACGCTGGAGGAAGCATGAACCGGACACGGATTCTTGCCGTTTTTTCAATTCTTATTTTATTCGGAATTGGATTCTATATATTCAAACCCTCTCCGATTGATCCTTTGGCTTACTTTCCTCCTCCCGCTCCTGCGATGGAAGGCGCCTTTGCCCCCAATCAATTGTTAGTGGATGCGGAATGGATCGCGCAAGGAAAGTTGCAAGGCCCGGAAGATATGGAAGTGGATGATCATGGAAACATCTACGCGTCCTGCGAAAACGGGAGAATCATACATATTTCTCCGGAAGGGAATATCAAAGCGCACGCTGCTACCGGCGGGCGACCCTTGGGTAGCAAACTTCTCTCGGATGGACGTTTGATCGTCGCCGACGCGGACAAGGGTCTTTTGGAGATTGGTGCGAAGGGGGAGATTAAGGTTTTGAGCACGGAAGCGGACGGCCTCCCGTTTCGATTTACTGACGATCTCGACGTAGCCAAGGACGGTACCGTTTACTTTTCGGACGCTTCGGATAAATACGGAAGTCAGGAATATCTCTATGATTTGATGGAAGCAAGGCCGAACGGAAGACTCTTGAGATACAATCCTTCCACGGGCAAATCCGAGGTTTTGTTAAAAGAATTATATTTTGCTAATGGGATTGCGCTTTCTCAAAACGAAGACTTTGTTTTAGTCAATGAAACGTATCGTTATCGAATTCGACGTTATTGGCTCAAAGGCCCCAAGGCAGGTCAGAATGATTTTTTTATAGAAAATCTTCCCGGATTTCCGGACAATATCTCCGCAGATGGAAACGGAACTTTTTATCTCGCACTCTTTACGGTTCGAAATTCTTTGTTGGATTCTATCTTACATCCGCGCCCCGGGCTCAAATCCTTTATAACAAAACTTCCAAAGTTTCTCTGGCCAAAGGCGCAACCATACGGATTCGTTCTTCTTTTGGACGAGAACGGAATTCCTCTTCGGAGTTTTCAGGAACCGTCCGGAAAACATTTAAAGGCGATTACTTCCGCAAAATATAAAAATGGTTTTCTCTATTTAGGCAGTCTTCATAATGATCGAATCGGAAAATATAAATTGAATCCGTAGTGGAACGTTATGCGGAACGGATTTTATTAAGAAGCAAGAATGAAGAAAAAAAAGAAATTTCCTTTTGAGACCGAGGCGACGTTGCAATTGATGTCCGCGATATCGGATCCGGTAAAACTCAAGATCGCAAAGATTCTTTCTTGTCACAGGGAAGTAAAAGCCGGGGACGTCGCGAAAGAATTTGATATTTCAAGAACTACGATCTCTCACCACTTGAACAAGATGAAACTTTTAAATCTTGTTTCCTCTAGAAAAGAGGGAAAGGAAATCTATTACTCTGTTGATAAAACTCTGATCGTAAACACTCTAAAAGAAGTTGTAAAATTTTTGGAATCCTAAAAGAATTGCGATATGTCGATGAGTGTGAACATATAAATATGTAGGCCGCCGATTTCTAAGGGAGGAAGAATGGATTTTACAATACCAGATGAAGTGGAAGAAGTTAAAAAGAGAATTCGCGATTTCGTAGAAAACTACGCGATTCCCGCAGAGGCTCATTACGATTACGATCACGGAAGAATGCCCGAGAAAGTCACCGAAGAGCTGAGAAAAAAAGTAAAAGAACTCGGGCTCTGGACTCCGCACCTTCCTAAATCCGAAGGTGGTCTCGGTTTGGACATGGTCGGAACCGCGATTATATTCTCCGAACTTGGAAGATCTCCGATCGCACCTTATCTCTGTAACTGCGACGCACCCGACGAAGGGAACATGCATCTTTTGCATATCGCCGCCAATAAAGAACAAAAAGAAAAATATTATTATCCGTTAACTCAGGGAAAAATTCGTTCCGCATTTGCAATGACGGAACCTCCTCCCGGCGCCGGCGCCGATCCTCAAACTCTTTTTACAAACGCGGTCAAAGACGGAAACGAATACGTCATCAACGGTCACAAATGGTATTGCACGGGCGCGAACGGAGCCGCGTTCCTGATCGTGATGTCCAAGGTGGCGGATTCTTTTAGAAGAACCACGATGTTTCTAGTTCCGACGGATGCTCCCGGTTATACGATGGTAAGAGAAATCGGAGTGATGGGTTCTCACGGTCCGGGCGGTCACTGCGAATTAAAATTTGAAAACGTCCGAGTTCCCGAATCTTCAATTCTCGGAAGAGTGGGGGAAGGATTCAAATGGTCTCAAGAACGTCTGGGGCCCGCTCGTCTAACGCACTGTATGCGATGGATCGGGCTCGCAAGACGATCGATGGAGATCGCGAGAGAATACGCGCTCAAGAGACAGGTTTTCGGACAAAGAATCGCGGATCATCAGGGAATTCAATGGATGTTCGCGGAATCCGCGCTCGAAATAGAATCGGGATATATGCTTACTCTCAAGGCGGCTCATACTCTTAGAGCGGGCGAAGACGCGAGACAGATTATTTCCATGGCAAAGTGGAGCGTTTCCGAAACTCTCTGCAAGGTGATCGATCGTGCGATTCAAATCTGCGGATCCCACGGTTACGGAAGAGATATGAAATTGGAATTGTTTTACAGAGACGCAAGAGCAGCGAGGATCGCCGACGGACCGAGCGAGGTCCACAAGATGGTGATCGGAAGAAATTTGGTGAGCGGAAAACACGATTTTTAGAATATTAGAATCTACTAAACTATGAACGATACAGAATTAAAGAATGTTTTGGAAGGATATCTTTCCGGACGACTGAAGGGAAAAACCGAAATCCACGCGATGGTTTCTCTGAGCGGAGGAGCCTGCCAGGAAAACTTTTTAGCGGAGCTTAAAGTTTTGGACGGACCGGAACAAGGATCCTATGAAACCGTATTTCGAACCGACAAAGGAGCCGCCTTGCTGGCTTCTTTGAGTCGTGAGGACGAATTCGGAGTTTGTGATCTCGCTTACAAAGCGGGAGTCAAAACTCCGAGGCCGTTTTGGCTGGAGACTGATCGTTCCGTTACAGGAAGTCCGTTTTATTTTATGCAAAAAATTTCAGGTAAGGCCACCGGAAGATACATCGTAAAAGACGCTTCGCTTAACAAAATTCGCAAACAACTCACTGTCGATCTCGCAGAGAATCTCGCCAAGATCCATTCCGTGAAACCCGAAAGCTGTAAGGACGAGAAGTTAAAAAAGACTCTTTGGATGGGACAGGATCCGAAAGACAAAGTTGTCGCGACCGGCTCGATTCATTCTCTTCGATTGGAATTGGAGAGAATGAAGGAAAGTTATCCCGCGATGGAAATGATTCTCAACTGGTTGGAGAAAAAAGCAAAACCGTCCGAGGACGTCGTATTGATTCACGGAGATTTTAGAACCGGAAACTTTATGGTCACTCCGGACGGCCTACAAGGAATCGTGGATTGGGAGTTCGCTCACTGGGGCGACCGTCACGAAGATCTGACTTGGCTTTGTATGAGAGATTGGAGATTCGGAAAGTTGAATAAGGAAGCGGGCGGATTTGCAGATCGTTCTGAATTCTACGAAGCGTATGAAAAGGCTTCCGGCGTAACTTTGGATTCTGCGATGGTCACTTATTGGGAAGTGATGGGAAATCTACGATGGGCGATCGGTTGTATCGGCCAAGCCGAAAGACATCTTTCCGGTAAGGACAAAGGGATAGAGCTCGCGGCGATCGGAAGAAGAGCGTGTGAAATGGAATACGAAGCGATGAGGATCATAGAAAATGCAAGATAAACCGAGTTCAACGGATCTTCTGGATGCGATTCAGGATTTTCTAATGAAGGAAGTCCTTCCTCAATTCAAAGATAAGGATTTATTATCTTACAAAACATTAGTAAGTTGGAATATGTTGGGAGTGATCTCCCGTGAGATTCGTTCCGGAGAAGAATTGCTCGATAAAGAGCTCTTAAGACTCTCTAAACTTTTAAAAAAGAACGTTTCCTTTCCGGTAACCCTCAACGAAAAAAAGAATCTCGCACATACATGGAACTTCGAACTTCGCGATAAGATCCGAGAAGAAAAATTATCAGTTGAAAATACGGAATACTGGAATCACGTCAAAGAAACCGTGAGAGAAAAGGTGGAAGTCACCAACCCTAGATTCACAACGGAAAGTTAAGTAAGAATTCATGTCCGTCGTTTATCTCGTTCGTCACGGCCAGGCCAATTCTCAAGGATCGGATTACGATCTCCTCACTCCGCACGGAAAAAAACAAGCCTTCGAGCTCGGAAAGTTTATGGCGACCAACGGAGACGTTCCAGATCGGATCATCACGGGAACGATGCGTAGACATTTGGAAACCGGAGAATCTTTTTTAGAAGGTGTTCGGTCCGTCGCGGGAGAACAGGAAAAATTCTCCATAGATTCTTTTATACACAGAGACGCGGGCTGGAACGAATTCGCTCCGGAACTCTGGGGTTCTTATTCTAAGTTGATCGCTTCGAAAAAACCCGAATTCGAAAAAACTCTCGCTCAATTCGGCAAAGTCAGGCTGAAGGGCGGGATTCGATCCGCGGCTTTGTTTTTCAAATTGACTGAAGAAATTCTCAGAGTTTGGAGAGAGGGAAAAGAAACTCCGGATGGAATCGAAACGTATAAACGTTTTGAAGAAAGAGTATTCAATTCTTCTAATGTTTGGTTTTCTCCTTCGGATAAGGAAAGAAATTTTATTTTCACATCGGGAACTCCCATATCTTTAGTGTTAAATCGACTTCTACGCCAAGACGAGGATAGTTTTGCCTGGATGCCTTGGATCTGGAACACGTCCGTAAGCACGTTTCGCTGGGTCAGAGGAAAATATCTTCCCGTTTCCATAAACGGCGTCCCCCATCTGCAAGAAAAAAACAATCGCACTCTATTTTGATCTTATTTTAGGGATAATTTTATTTAGAATCCCGCTTTGAGAGTCTTATCTATGAGAAAATAGGTCGACGGAAAGAACGATTAACGTCTATACTGTTCGTCGTTTGTGAGCGATTGATGACAATACGACAAAGTCATTCTCGACCCTCGATACCCAAGGCCGGAATTTGGATATTTTGGATCAGTACAATCTTAGTATTCGTTTCCTTTTTTGGAAATTATTACTACGAAGAGAGAAACGTAGACAGGCTCATAGACAATATTCATTGGACGATTTCTTATCTTTGTGCAGCGGTCCTTGCATGGATCGGATATATCGCTGCGGAAGGCGGCATCCATCGTTTTCGACTCTGGTTTGCGCTCGGACTTACCGCCAACGCGCTCGGGCAACTTTCCTGGGCGATTCAAGTTTATCTGGACTACTATGTCACTCCCACACCAAGCGATTATCTTTTTCCGTGGGTCGCGCCTTGTTTTGTCATCGGCTACTCTATTATAGTTATTGAATGTAATAAGGAAAGAACCCGCGCTGTAATTCTCGACGCACTCGGTTTGACCACTGCGATTCTAACTCTTTCCTTGGCTTTATATCTTCCTCAGAGAGAAGGAGTTAGCGTTTCACAACTGCTTCCTTTGATCAATCATCCAGTTTCGTTTTTGACCGCGGCCGCGCTCGGAGTTCTTTTGATTCCGCTTCTTCGTCTTCAACCGGATCGTTACTGGTTTATGTTTCTGTTGGGAATGTGGGGAACGGGCTTTAGCTGGTTGATATGGAATACACTTTTTATTTCCGACATTCCCCCGGACGGAACTTTTCTCAACGCGGGTTTTTCCGTTTCCGCGCTCGTCATGGGTTACGGTTCTTTGACTTGGTTTCCAAGGTTCAATGAAAGTCCGATATGGGAAAGACGATACGAATCCGCGCTTCGACTTTTGCCTTTGTTTGAAGTTGTCGCGAGTTCGATCACGATCGTTTTAGCGGGAACTCTTCCCGGTCTTCCGCAAGGTGTAAGAATCGTAGCTTGGACCGGAACTACCATCGTTGTAATTATCGCGAGCGTGAGACAAAGTTTTTTAGTAAGCGAGATGACGGAGACCGAACAAAAGATTCGTTCGATCAACGAGGGTCTGGAAGGAATCGTCACCAGACGTACGGAAGAATTAAGAACCGTAAATCAATATCTCGTTTCCAAAAACGAACAAGTCCTCAATGCAATGGAAGAATTGAGGAGCGCGCAGAAACAACTCATTCGTTCCGAAAAGATGGCCGTGCTCGGACAATTGGTGGCTGGGATCGCTCACGAACTCAATACTCCTCTCGGCGCGATCGTTTCTTCCAATGAAGGAATCCGTTCGGTGTTGTACAATTCTTGGGAAGGATTGTTGAGGGACTATTCCGGTTTTACGGAATCTCAAAAATCAAAATGGGAAATCTTGTTCTCTAAAGGAATTTCTCCGAGAGAATTTTACGATACAAAGGAAGAGAGAAACAAAAGAAAAAAAATCTCCGTTTTGTTAAGCGAACAAGGAATCGCAGAAGGAATGCGTATCGCCGATATTCTTACCGATTTGGGACTCAGTCCCGAGGACGTTGTAGAAGTATTG
This is a stretch of genomic DNA from Leptospira tipperaryensis. It encodes these proteins:
- a CDS encoding phosphotransferase family protein, whose protein sequence is MNDTELKNVLEGYLSGRLKGKTEIHAMVSLSGGACQENFLAELKVLDGPEQGSYETVFRTDKGAALLASLSREDEFGVCDLAYKAGVKTPRPFWLETDRSVTGSPFYFMQKISGKATGRYIVKDASLNKIRKQLTVDLAENLAKIHSVKPESCKDEKLKKTLWMGQDPKDKVVATGSIHSLRLELERMKESYPAMEMILNWLEKKAKPSEDVVLIHGDFRTGNFMVTPDGLQGIVDWEFAHWGDRHEDLTWLCMRDWRFGKLNKEAGGFADRSEFYEAYEKASGVTLDSAMVTYWEVMGNLRWAIGCIGQAERHLSGKDKGIELAAIGRRACEMEYEAMRIIENAR
- a CDS encoding histidine phosphatase family protein; this translates as MSVVYLVRHGQANSQGSDYDLLTPHGKKQAFELGKFMATNGDVPDRIITGTMRRHLETGESFLEGVRSVAGEQEKFSIDSFIHRDAGWNEFAPELWGSYSKLIASKKPEFEKTLAQFGKVRLKGGIRSAALFFKLTEEILRVWREGKETPDGIETYKRFEERVFNSSNVWFSPSDKERNFIFTSGTPISLVLNRLLRQDEDSFAWMPWIWNTSVSTFRWVRGKYLPVSINGVPHLQEKNNRTLF
- a CDS encoding acyl-CoA dehydrogenase family protein, which gives rise to MDFTIPDEVEEVKKRIRDFVENYAIPAEAHYDYDHGRMPEKVTEELRKKVKELGLWTPHLPKSEGGLGLDMVGTAIIFSELGRSPIAPYLCNCDAPDEGNMHLLHIAANKEQKEKYYYPLTQGKIRSAFAMTEPPPGAGADPQTLFTNAVKDGNEYVINGHKWYCTGANGAAFLIVMSKVADSFRRTTMFLVPTDAPGYTMVREIGVMGSHGPGGHCELKFENVRVPESSILGRVGEGFKWSQERLGPARLTHCMRWIGLARRSMEIAREYALKRQVFGQRIADHQGIQWMFAESALEIESGYMLTLKAAHTLRAGEDARQIISMAKWSVSETLCKVIDRAIQICGSHGYGRDMKLELFYRDARAARIADGPSEVHKMVIGRNLVSGKHDF
- a CDS encoding DUF6285 domain-containing protein; translated protein: MQDKPSSTDLLDAIQDFLMKEVLPQFKDKDLLSYKTLVSWNMLGVISREIRSGEELLDKELLRLSKLLKKNVSFPVTLNEKKNLAHTWNFELRDKIREEKLSVENTEYWNHVKETVREKVEVTNPRFTTES
- a CDS encoding ArsR/SmtB family transcription factor; this encodes MKKKKKFPFETEATLQLMSAISDPVKLKIAKILSCHREVKAGDVAKEFDISRTTISHHLNKMKLLNLVSSRKEGKEIYYSVDKTLIVNTLKEVVKFLES
- a CDS encoding Crp/Fnr family transcriptional regulator codes for the protein MVHKLGIEYKESDIIFEENQEAEVMYLIVKGKVGIHKKVKEAYKLLVELKEGDMFGEMALIDKTPRSARAVARTDVSLIAINEGAFFNLIQTNPGFSMKVVKILSSRLRETNKTIASLLKADKKNLVTSALINFSQTHGEQDGTSYRIHLNHFMKWAILRVGLEHQDLVHSISLLVKDKMVEQQKEDPSTLIIREALFKYTVDA
- a CDS encoding SMP-30/gluconolactonase/LRE family protein codes for the protein MNRTRILAVFSILILFGIGFYIFKPSPIDPLAYFPPPAPAMEGAFAPNQLLVDAEWIAQGKLQGPEDMEVDDHGNIYASCENGRIIHISPEGNIKAHAATGGRPLGSKLLSDGRLIVADADKGLLEIGAKGEIKVLSTEADGLPFRFTDDLDVAKDGTVYFSDASDKYGSQEYLYDLMEARPNGRLLRYNPSTGKSEVLLKELYFANGIALSQNEDFVLVNETYRYRIRRYWLKGPKAGQNDFFIENLPGFPDNISADGNGTFYLALFTVRNSLLDSILHPRPGLKSFITKLPKFLWPKAQPYGFVLLLDENGIPLRSFQEPSGKHLKAITSAKYKNGFLYLGSLHNDRIGKYKLNP